The genomic region GGGTCGCGGGTGCTCGCGTGGCTGTCGCTCGACGAGCGGGACAACGCGCCCGAGCGCTTCTTCTCCTACCTCGTCGGGGCCATCCGCCGCGCGGCCCCGGAGTTCGACGCGTACATCACCAGCCAGTTGGACGCGCAGGTGGCGCTCCCGCTGGACCATGCGACGACGGTGGTGCTGCGCAGCCTCTGGAACCTGGGGCGCGAGCTCGTCGTGGTGCTGGACGACTTCCACGTGCTGCGGGAGCGCTCGGTGGTGCGGGCCTTCTCGTACCTGCTGGACCATGCGCCGCCGCACGTGCACTGGATTGTCTCCTCGCGCGGCATGCCGGAGCTGGACCTGGCGAAGCTGAAGCTCACCGAGCAACTGGTGACGCTCGACAGCCGCGACCTGGGCCTGGACGGAGAGGCCATCCACGAGCTGGGGCAGCGCCTGTGCGGCGCCGCGCTGAAGCCCGAGGACGTCGAGTACCTGCGCGCGCGCACCGAGGGCTGGGTGGCCGGCGTGAAGCTGGCCCTGCTGACGGCGGGGGAGCACGCCAGCGTGAGCGACGCGCTCCGCAAGGCCATTGGCTCCAACCACGACGTGGCGAAGTACCTGGCGGACGTGGTGCTGCGTGAGCAGACGGAGGAGGTGCACACCTTCCTGGTGCTGAGCTCGGTGGTGGACCGGCTCAACGGCGAGCTGTGCAACGCGCTGCTGGGCATCACCCGGGGGCCGGCGCTGCTGGCGGAGCTGGAGCGGGGACAGCTGTTCATCCAGTCGCTCGACACGCAGCACCAGTGGTACCGCTACCACCCGCTGTTCCTCGACTTCCTGCGCACCCAGCTCGCGTGTACGCACGGCGACCGCATCCCCGGGCTGCACCGCGCGGCGAGCGCGTGGTTCGCCGGGCACGGGCTGCCAGACGAGGCCCTGACGCACGCGTTCGCCTCGGGGGACCGGGGCTGGTGCCTGGAGCTCACGGCCCGCTGCGTGGAGGCGTGGATGCGCGAGGGGGAAATCGCCTCCGTGCTCCACTGGACGACGAAGCTGACGGCGGAGGAGACCCTCTGCTCGCCGGCCATCTGCGTGGCGCGCATCGCGTGCCTCATCCTGTCCCGCGCCTTCGTGCCCGCCTCCCTGGCGCTGCAGGACGCGCAGCGCCGGCTCCAGACGGCGGCGTCGGATCCGGAGCGCGAGCGGCTGTCGCGACAGCTCTCCCGGCTCGCGCTGCTGCACGCCGTGCTGTCGGACTCGGCGCAAGGAGCCGTTATCGAGCTGGAGACGCCTCCGGGGGACGAGGACCCGGACGTCTTCATGGCGGGCGCGGTGCTGGCGGCGAAGGCCTACCAGGCGCTCCGGCTGAACCGGTTCGACGCGATGCGGAGGCTCGCGTCCATCGCGCGGGAGACGCTGCAGGGACAGAACAACCCGTACATGGTGGGCTACACGGACGTCCTCACCGTGCTGGCGGACCGGGCGCAGGGGAACATGAAGGACGCGGCGGACCGGTGCGAGGCGGCCTTCGAGCGCGCGAGCCGGGGACGGCGCAACCCGGTGTGGGTGAACGCGGCGACGGCGCTGGCCACCACCCGCTACGACCAGAACCGCCTGGACGAGGCCGAGGCGCTCTGCATCGAGGTCCTGCCGCTGCTGTCCCAGGCGGCCGTGTTCGAGACCTTCGCGATGGCCTACCTGGTGCTGGCCCGCATCAAGACGATTCGAGGCAAGTACGCGGAGGCCTGGCAACTGCTGGACTACCTGCACAGCGTGCTCGAGTGCGGACACCAGACGCGCTTCCTGGCCCACGTCTGCGGCGAGAAGGTCCGCCTGTCCCTGGTGGAGCAGTCCCCCGCGAGGATGAAGGCGGTGGCGCAGGAGTTCGGCCTGGGCGAGCGCATGCGCCGGGGCGAGTGGAGCGAGCGGCGCTTCTACGACGAGGCCTGGGAGCAACTGGGCGTGGCGCAGGCCTGGGTGCTGATGGCGCGCGGGAGGCATGACCGGGCGCACGGGCTGCTGGAGACGCTGCGGGCCAGCGCGCACGACGCGGGCTGCGTCGCCCGGGAGACGGCGCTCCTGGCCGCGCTGGCGGTGTGTCATTGGCGAGCGGGAGACCCGGCGGCGGCGTTCGCGGCGGTGAACCGGGGCTTCGCGCTGGTGCCCCGGTTCGGCTTCAGCCGGGGCGTGTTCGACGAGACGCCGGGGCTTCAGGAGGTCATCGTCGCGGCGGCCACGCAGCGCAAGCTGAGCCACGTGCTGCCGGCCCGCTACGCCGAGCGGTACCAGGACCTGCTGTCGTCGGCCAGCGCGGGCCAGGCCCCGTTCCCGGCCCTGCCCAGCGCGCCGCTGGAGCCACTCACCGAGCGGGAGCTCCAGATGCTCAAGCTGCTGGCGCAGGGCCTGAGCAACCAGGAGATCAGCGAGCGCTCCAACGTCGCGCTCTCCACCACGAAGTGGCACCTGCGCAACGTGTTCGCGAAGCTCGACGTGACGACGCGCACCGCGGCCATCGTGAAGGCGCGGGAGCGGCTGGAAGGGACGCTCTAGGCCTGGCCGTGGGCCGGGGGCCCGGCGGGGATGAACTCGCCGTGGAAGGTGGGCGGCAGGGCGTGCTCGAAGTGGCAGCGCGCCACGGGCCCCGCGTCCAGCCGCTCCGCGTCCAGGACGGCCACGTGGGTGGTGTCCGTCTTCGCGTCGAAGACCTGGGTGAGGATCCATCCGTCGTCCTCGGCGCGGGAGCCGGGGCGGGGCACGAAGACGGGCTCGGAGGGGAACTGGTCCGCCTCCAGCGCGGCCCGCGTCACGCGGCCGGTGCCCAGGTCCAGCCGCACCACCGAGTCATAGAGGCCGCGCCGGGCCTCGCGGGTGGCGTGCGCGCCCAGGTAGACCGTCTGGTAGGGCCGGCACTCCACGCTGGGGGCGACGCGGGGGAACTCGCAGCTCAGGTCCAGCAGGGGCTCGCTGCGGAACGTCCGGGCCTTCAGGTCGATGACCGCGCGGTGGAGCATGCCGTCGGCGTCGGCGGACGGCGTGCCGCGCACCAGCTCTCCCAGCCACTGGTTGGAGGCGAAGTCCGGATAGCGCACGTAGTCCACCACCAGCGTGTCGCCGTCCTCGTACGCGTTGGAGAAATGCCAGTTGAAGAAGGAGTCGGCGGGGATGCGGATGGGGTGGGCCACGTCGTCGATGGGCACCACCAGCACCTCCGCCGCCGCGCCCGGCCGGAAGTGGACGTTGTGCGCGAACGCGCCGATGCGCAGCAGCATCTTCAGGACGTCGATGCGCATCGCCGGCAGGAAGAAGACAAGGTAGCGGTCCGTGACCATGTAGTCGTGGACCATGGTCGCGCCGGGCAGCGGCACGGACCCCAGGTGCCGCGCCTTGCCGCCGTCCGGCAGCGCGTACAGCTCCAGCGTGTTCACCCGGCCGTGGTGCTGCGCGAAGTTGTACGTCGTGCGCCGCGAGTGGATCCGGTGGGGGTGCGCGGAGAACGACTTCAGCACGGCGCCCTCCAGGTCCGACTCACCCAGGGTGGACAGGTCCTCCGGGGACAGCTCCACGGGGAGGTTCGGCTCGTGCAGCGCGTACAGCCGGCCGTTCCAGGACATCACCGCCGTGTTCGCGTTGTTCTTCTGGGGATTGAGCAGCTTGTTGCGCAGCGGCGTGGGCATGGCGTAGCTGCCGTAGAGCTGCCGGCCCGCCTTCCGCTCCGTGACCATGGTGCGCGAGTCCACGAGCCGGGCCGCGCCCTGGACGCCGTCCGGCCCGAAGCGCACGCCCATCACGCCCCCGTCACCGTCGAACCAGTGCTGGAGCGGCACCCCGTGCACGTCCACCGTCCACGCGCCCGCGCGGAACAGCGTCCCGCGCAGCCCCTCGGGAAGCCGTCCCTCCACCCGCAGGGGCTGGAAGGCGTGCTGCCGGGAGATGTTGCGGAAGGCCCGCTTCCAGGCGGGGAGGGCAGGGGTGGCGGGCTGCGGCGTCGCGGTCGTCATGACGGGTCCAGGAGGTGGAGATGGAGGATCAGGGCGTGGGCTGGGCGAGCACGGCCTGCTGCCCGCGCGCCTCGGCCTCGTCGCGGCGCAGCCCCATGAGCGTCCACATGGCGCCGCTGAAGTCGATGCAGCCGAAGAACGTGACGATGGGCTCGCACAGGCCCATGGCCGTACAGACGATGAGCACCCCCACGATGAAGGTGCGCCCCATCACCGCCCAGACGAAGAACTGGCGCATGTCCAGGATGGCCGCCTGATGGGACATGAAGGACATGGACACCAGCAGCGCGCCCGCGAGGCGCATGAAGAACAGGTTGCCGTCCGCGGCCCCGGGCGCGATGCCCATCACCTTGAGGAACAGCCCCGGCGCCAGCAGCAGCGTGAAGGCGAGCGGGATCGTGTAGTAGACCCAGAGGTACATCGAGCGTCCCGCGTGGCTCAGCGTGGACAGCTTGGGGAACACCTTCGGCGCGAAGAGCATCATGGAGACTCCGGGGGGCAGGCTTGGGGGCGGTGGCGGGATCGTAGTGGAAATCCCAGGCTCGGCGCACGGGGGGGCCCCTGGGGCCGGGCCGTTCGCGGTGGCCGTTAGGCGCCGGCCCGGGTCTTCCGGGCTGTCACGCCACGCCGTGGCGCCCATGGAGGCCGGAGCCCGCCGAAGGCAGGGCGGCGACGGTCGGCCGGGAAGGGACCAACCGGATGAACGCGAACCGCTGGCTGTTGCTGGGTGCCCTGGGGCTGTCCCTGGGAGTCGTGGCGTGTAGCAGTGGAGACATCGGCACGCCGCCGGACAACAAACCACCGGTCCCCGGGGACGCCGGGACGGACGCGGGACAGCCCGTTCCCGACGGCGGACAGTCCCTCCCGGACGGGGGACAGCCGCTCCCCGACGGAGGGTCGGGCTCCCAGTGCGGCGCCGCGGGTGAGGCCTGTACCAGCGGGCTCGAGTGCTGCACGAACAGCTGTCTGGACGGCAAGTGCTCCACGCTGCAGTGTCTGGACGTGGGCGGCGCGTGCGCCAGCGCGGAGGCGTGCTGCACGAAGCTCTGCGGCGCGGACGGCAAGTGCGCGGCGCTGCCCTCCAGCAGCACCAGCAGCTGCAAGGTCCCGGGCCAGGCCTGCACCGGCGCGGGGGACTGCTGCTCCAGCAACTGCCAGGGCGGGGTCTGCAAGCCGGCGTACTCGTGCCAGGCCAACGACGACCTGTGCATGAAGGGCGCGGATTGCTGCGGCGGGGTGTGCTCGCAGGAGAACACGGGCACTCCGGGCCGCTGCGTGGCGGTGAGCGGTGGCGGCGCGGGCGGCTGCCTCCAGGACGGCAACCCGTGCTCGGGCTCCAGCAACTGCTGTTCGCGCACGTGCGTGGACCTGGGCTTTGGGACGACGGTGTGCCAGCCGGTGGGCGGCTGCCGCCCCACGGGCAACTACTGCACCAGCGACGGCGTGTGCTGCGGCGGGGAGAAGCTGTCCAACGCGGTGGACTGCCGCGAGAGCCGCTGTGACAAGCCCAATGGCTGCAACCCGGTGGGCAACATCTGCGGCAGCGGCCAGCTGCCCGACGGCGGCATCATCGACGTGAACGCCCGCGAGGCCTGCTGCGACGGCCAGAAGGCCGTGTGCAAGGTGGACTCCGCCGGCGTGCCGCGCTGCTTCGGCGGCTGCCCCAACAACAACTGCCCCGCGGAGTGCCCCACGGGCTACACCGGCGAGGCGCCGTGCTGCATCGCGCAGGAGCAGCAGTGCCAGTTCTCCGACCAGTGCTGCGGCGGCGCGCGCTGCCTGCCCGGCGCCGATGGCGGCCTGACCTGCCAGAAGGCGACGTGCGATGCGGTGGGCACGACCTGTGACCCGCAGGACTCCAAGTGCTGCGCTGGAACGACCTGTTCCCTCGTCTCCGAGTTCGCCTACGCCTGCCTCGCCAAGGGCGTGCCGGGTGGCGGCACCGACGGCGGCACCGGCACCCAGGACGGCGGCACGGGCGGGACGGACGCGGGCACGTGCGCCGCGAACGGGAAGGCCTGTGGCTCGGGTTCCGCCTGCTGCTCCGGCATCTGCACCAACGGCACCTGCGCGGCCCCCAGCGCCTGTCAGCCCCAGGGCCAGGCCTGCACCTCGCCCGCGGACTGCTGCGTCGGGCTGGGCTGCACCATCCCGGGGGGAAGCATCGTCGGCACCTGCCAGCCGGGCTCCACCTGCTCGGCCGCGGGTCAGGCGTGCTCGCCCACCAGCCCGTGCTGCACGCGGCTCAGCTGCGAGACGGCCGCCGGCGAAGCCTGCACCGGGACGACGCCCTGCACCTGCAACGGCACCATCGGCTGACAGGAGAAATCATGCTCACCTCCCTTCCTCGTACCCTGACCGCTGTCGCGTGTTCCTTCTTCCTGTCCCTGGGCCTCACGGCTTGCGGTGATGACGACATCAGCTCCGACGAGCAGGCCCGCCGCGCGTACCTCGGGCTCGACACGTCCGTGAGCAAGGCGCTGCAGCTGGGCTTCGCGGGCTTCAACGCCGCGTCCAGCGCGAACATCCCGCCCCAGTCCACGACGGGCACCGCCTCCGGGACGCTGCTCGTCACCGGGCAGGTGGATCAGGGCAGCTCGGCCAACAAGGGCATGCGCCTGCGCATCGGCATGACCGGGTACTCCGACGGAGAGATTGCCGTGGGCGAGGACGAGGATCCGGTGACCCTCACCTACGACACGGGCACCGACACGGCGGCGCAGCCGGAGCTCACCCTCCAGCTGCGCGACATCCCGGGCGGCACCTTCACCGGGACGCTCAAGGGGCCCTTCCAGATGGCCGGGGACCTGGAGGGCAGCGTCACCCTGGACCTCGCCCTCTCGGGTGAAATCGAGGACGACGGCACCGGTCAGGTCCGCCGCACGCCGGGCAGCACGCGCGTGACGGGCACCGCCACGTCCGGCGACGGCGTCTACACCGTCGACGTCACGCGGTAGTGGAAGGCCAGGGGCTCACCGCTACGCCGCGCGGGAGAGCCCCCGCCGCTCCATGAAGGCCCGCAGCTCGGGCCAACGGGCGGAGAGGAACTCGAGGTCGCCGGGGCGCAGGGGCTGGAGGGACGCCAGCGCGGCGTCGATGGCGGACGCGTGGCCCACCGGGTCCAGGGCATCCAGGGCGAAGGCCCTGAGCAGCTTGAGCCTGCGAGCGTCCCGCCCCACCAGCGCATCCGCCTCGCCCGCCCGTGCATCCAGCTCCGTCACGGCGGCGGCGGGGTTGCCTTCGCGGCAGAGGAGCGCGACCTCCGGCAGCAGCGCATACATGGGGGGCAGGGTGCCGTTGCGCTTGCGTCCCTCCTCCAGCCACGCGTGCGCGGAGGCCAGCTCTCCCTGCGCGAGGTGCGCCGTGGCGATGAGGCTGGGCATCCACCGGTGGATCGCCGGGACGGAGGCCCTCAGCTTGCCGGAGCGCTCCGCCGAGCCGAAGAGCTCCAGCGCGCGTCCGGTGTCTCCGAGCGACATCTGGCACTGCCCCATCATGGCGACGGAGATGGCGCGCTGGGCGCCCTGGGTGGCGCGGCGGGCGGCCTCCTCGAAGTGGTGGGAGGCCTGCTGTTCGTCCCCCGCGCTGAAGAAGGCCACGCCCTGGTGGTAGGCCCGTCCCCAGCGGCGGATCCGCCAGTAGAAGAAGGCGAACAGCCCCAGGAAGACCGTGACGAGGAGCGGGATGTGGAACCGCGGCCCCCAGGCCTCCCCCGCCGCACGGCCGCCACGGCTGAAGTGGTTGTAGGAGACGAGGAAGACGCCCACCCAGACCGCCCAGGCAACAAGCCGTTGCGCCGAGAGGAATGGGAAGGGCTTGAGGTGTGACTCTTTCGGCAGGGGAAGTTCGTTCACGGAACCCGCGAGGTTACCAGCTCGCGTCACTTGAGCCGACGGACGACGCGATGCGGTGGAGGGAAGGGATTGCTTCCGCCACGCGGGCGCGGCGAGGCTGCGCCGCCATGACGACCAGACGGTTGATGCGGGTGGGCGTGGTGGGTGGTGGAGCCATGGGGTGCGGCATCGCACTCGAGCTCGCCATCGCTGGCAGGCGGGTGGTGCTCCACAACACGCGCCCGGACAGCAGCGAGCGCGCGAGGGTGAAGCTGGAGCGCGACGCGGCCCTGATGGTGGAGACGGGCCTGCTGGCCCCCGCGCAACGGGAGGCGGCGCTCGGGCGCATCCGGCGCACCACGGTGCTCGCGGAGGCCGCCGTGGACCAGGACCTGGTCATCGAGTCCGTGCCCGAGGACCTCGCGCTCAAGCAGGAGGTCTTCCGTCAACTGGACGGGCTCGCGGCACCGGACACCGTGCTCGCGTCCAACACCACCGCGTTGAGCGTGACGGCGCTGGCCCGGGACTGCACCCGGCCCGAGCGCGTCCTCAGCGCGCACTACTACCTGCCCGCGCACCTGGTCCCCCTGGTGGACGTCATCCCCGGGGAGCGCACCGCCCCGGAGGTCGTGGAGGCCGTGCGGCGGCTGCTCGAGGAGATTGGCAAGACACCGGTGGTGTACGCGAAGGACGTGCCGGGCGCGTCGGTGGGCCCCCGGCTGTTGCAGGCGCTCATCGGCGAGGGCATCCGGCTGGTGCAGGAGGGCGTCGCCACGCCGGAGATGGTGGACCGCGTGCTCACCCAGGGCATCGGGCGGCGCCTGGGCGTGTCCGGCGTCTTCGACCGGCTGGACCTCGCGGGGTTGGACCTGGTCACCAACGTCATGCGCAACGCCGGGCGCCCGGTGCCTCCGGTGCTCGCCCAGAAGGTGGAGCAGGGGGAGCTGGGATTGAAGACGGGGAAGGGCTTCTACGCCTGGACGCCGGACACCACCGCCGCGTTCGAGGAGCGCGTCGCGCGCGGCCTCATCACCCAGCTTCGCGAGGATCGGGCCGAGGGCCGCCTCCGCGTCCCCACGGCGGAGGTCCCGGAATGAGCCCGCGGCACGTGCTGCTGGATCCGGGCGTGCTGTCGGACTTCCTCGCGGACGCCCAGCGCGAATACGTGGCCTGCACCCCGGAGCTGCCGCCGCGGAGCTGGGCGGTGTTGCTGGGGCGCTTCACCGAGGACGCGATGCGGGTGGAGCGCGTCCGCTTCGCCACCAACATCCGCGAGACGGACGCGTCCGTGCTCCAGGAGTTCGACGCCGCCATCATCCCGCGCTTCGGGGCCTGTTATGCCAATGGACGGCGCGGCTACTGGTGTGAGCCCCGGGAGCTGATGCGCATCACCGCGGAGGCGGAGGCCGCGGGGCTGGAGGTGCTCGGCTCCATCCACCTGCACCCGGACTGGCACCGCATCGGCCCGCCTCACGAGCGGGGCCTGCGGGTGAGCCAGGAGCCCACGCCCATGGACAGACACCTGTTCCAGGGCTCTGGCTGGCCGCTCAACATGATCCTCTACCTGGAGCGGCGCGAGGGGCGGCTTTATCACGCGCTCGGGGCCTGGGCGCCCCCGGACGCTTCCACGCCCGACGCGGGCTGCAACGCCTTGAGCCTCCACTTCGGCATGCCGGACACCCGGGCTTGAGCTCCGGCGTCACCGCCCGAAGGGCAGGGTGGGCGGCGGCAGCCTCAAGAGGAACGTGTCACGGCTGCCCAGGGGCGGACTGCCCGCGACCAGACCGCCCTCGGTGGAGCCCACGAGCACGGCATTGCCGCATGGATCCACGGCCAGGCCGGTGACGTGGTCATCCATGGGAGTGCCCTGCTGCCAGGTCCCCAGCAGCCGCCCGTCCGCGCTGAAGCGCAGCACGAACAGGTCGCTTCCCCCCTGATTCACGAAGCCGGGGAAGCTCCCCAGGGTGTCGCCCGCGACGAGGACGTCGCCGTTGGGCGCCAGGGACAGGGCCATGGTCCGGTCTCCGTCCCGGGTGCCCACCTGCCGCACCCATTGCACCTGTCCGGAGTCGGGCTCGAGCCGCGCGAGGAAGACGTCCGTCTCTCCCACGACGGGGACGCCGGGCTCCAGCGCCATCTGGCTGGACCCCGCCAGCAACAGCTGGTGGTCGGGCGTCAGGAGCAGTTCGTCCGCCTCGGTGCCCGTGGGCGCGATGACGCTCGTCCAGAGGACGTGGCCGTCTTCCGGATCGTGGCGCTGGACGAACGCGCCGCCCGGTCCCTCTTCGTCCGCGAAGAACCGGAAGCCGGACGTGAACAGGGACTCGCCGTCGGGCGAGAGCGCCAGTCCCGTCAGCCGGTCCGGATTGTCCACCACCTGGGAGCGCACCCGCCAGGACGGCCCCTCGGGTCCACCTGGAGCCGGGAACCGGGCGACAAAGCCATTCTCCATGTCCAGGGACACGCGGTTCTGGACGAACAGGTCGTCATGGCCGACGACCACTCCCCGGCCCCGTGCATCGACCGCCACCTTCACCGGATGCTGGGGGCGCTCGTCGCCCTGCTGCGCGGTGTGCAGCAGGTTCCCCTCGCCATCCAGCTCCAGGAGGAAGACATCGAACTGGCCGCCATTGCCGTGCCCCTCCAGGGCTCCGGTGGTGCGCCCCACCACCCGCACCGTGCCGTCCTCGCGGCCTCCGACGACGTGCTCCGCCGTATCCGTCCCCGCCGTGTCCAGGCGCTTTCGCCAGAGCACCTGTCCATCGGCCGAGTACCGGGTCACCACCGCGCGCGAGTCGCCCGAGGGCTCGATGTTGGTCGCTCCGAGCACGCCCTCCCAGTAGCCCGCCGTGTAGAGGTCGCCGGCCTTGCTGACCCAGACGGACAGCGTCTCGTCCGCTCCCGCCGTGCCTTCCTGGCGGTCTCCCCGCCAGGGCGAAGCACACGTCACCGGACCCGCGTCCTCGCTCCCACCGTCAAAGCCGCCATCCAGTCCCGCGTCCGGTGCTCCCGCGTCCGGCGCTCCCGCGTCGACCGGGCCCGCGTCCAGGGTGCCGCCATCCGTCGTGGGGTCGACCTGGCCGGACGGCGAGGAAGTGCAACCCAGCCCGAACAGCCCGAACATGACTCCCAGGGCGATTCCCAGACAGGGACTCGCGGCTGTGCTGCGGCTCGTGTCGCGTCCCTGCACGTCGCACCCCCGGCCCTCGGGGCCTTCCCCATTCCATATCAGACAAACACCCGGGACCGCCGCCGGTCCCGGGTGCCGCCTGTCACGACGGAAGGACGTCCTACCGGGGGAGCAGGTCCTCGGGAACGGAGCGCTGCAGGATGATGCGGTTCATGAAGCCGACGTCCTCGTTCTGGTAGCGGGCGGAGCCCACCAGGAAGCCCTGGGCCACCAGGACGTTGGTCACCTGGTCGCGGGTGATGGGCCGCAGGTTGTAGACCTTCCCGAAGTGCGTCGTCTTCTCCACGCTCACGACGCGCTCACGCGTGCCGTCCTGGCGCAGCAGCTCGTCATCCACCTTCAGGTCCGCCGCGCGAACCATCCGGCCCTCGCTGTTGACCACCGGGTGCTCGTTGGTCAGCCGCAGCTTGCCGCCATTCTCGGTGAGGATGGTGTAGAGCAGGTGCTCGCTGTCGCGCGTCTCCGACGTGTAGCTGTAGACGTGGTTCGTCTGGAGTTGCACGTCGTCCAGCGTGGAGTCCGGCGTCAGGGTGACGATGTCCACCTGCTGCTCCTGGACCGCCTTGGAGATGGGCACCGTGCCCTGGCTGAACAACAGCTCCTGGTCCGGCGCGTAGCAACTGGACTCGCAGTTCGCCACGACGAAGAAGATTCCGCCGGTGTACAGCGTGTCGCCCTTGGCGTCGGAGTTGGTGTCCCGGTAGAGGCGGCAGTCGGTGGTGTCCGTCGGGTGCGGATAGAGCGGCGTCCCGGAGCCCGCGGGCAGCGACGTCTCGAAGGTCGGGTAGAGCGGCCGCGCGCGGGCCACGGTCGTGGGCGCGGGGTTCCACTTGAAGTACCCCGTGGTGAGGCCCGTGGTCTCCGCCTCCACCTTGAGGATGGGCGTCGCGTCATACATCGCGATCGCGTAGTAGTAATTCACCCTGTAGCCCTGCGAGTTGCCTGTGTAGGCCCGCAGGGTGTCCTTCTCGATGTACTCCTTGGCGGGCGCGAAGTTGGTGTCGAAGGTCGTGGTGGAGGCCACCCAGTTCGAGGGGCCCGCGGGGTTGAGGTTGGTGAGCAGACCGCACCTGCGAGCCCATTCGGCGCGCACGATGGCCTGGCTTGGCGTCAGGCTGTCGACGTTGCAGCGCCACTCCTGCTGGGTCTGCGCGCCTGCCACGGTCGGGAACAGCGCGACGGCGGCCGCGCCCCCCAGGACGATTCTGAAG from Corallococcus macrosporus harbors:
- a CDS encoding 3-hydroxyacyl-CoA dehydrogenase family protein, with the translated sequence MTTRRLMRVGVVGGGAMGCGIALELAIAGRRVVLHNTRPDSSERARVKLERDAALMVETGLLAPAQREAALGRIRRTTVLAEAAVDQDLVIESVPEDLALKQEVFRQLDGLAAPDTVLASNTTALSVTALARDCTRPERVLSAHYYLPAHLVPLVDVIPGERTAPEVVEAVRRLLEEIGKTPVVYAKDVPGASVGPRLLQALIGEGIRLVQEGVATPEMVDRVLTQGIGRRLGVSGVFDRLDLAGLDLVTNVMRNAGRPVPPVLAQKVEQGELGLKTGKGFYAWTPDTTAAFEERVARGLITQLREDRAEGRLRVPTAEVPE
- a CDS encoding Hint domain-containing protein; protein product: MSKSVFRIVLGGAAAVALFPTVAGAQTQQEWRCNVDSLTPSQAIVRAEWARRCGLLTNLNPAGPSNWVASTTTFDTNFAPAKEYIEKDTLRAYTGNSQGYRVNYYYAIAMYDATPILKVEAETTGLTTGYFKWNPAPTTVARARPLYPTFETSLPAGSGTPLYPHPTDTTDCRLYRDTNSDAKGDTLYTGGIFFVVANCESSCYAPDQELLFSQGTVPISKAVQEQQVDIVTLTPDSTLDDVQLQTNHVYSYTSETRDSEHLLYTILTENGGKLRLTNEHPVVNSEGRMVRAADLKVDDELLRQDGTRERVVSVEKTTHFGKVYNLRPITRDQVTNVLVAQGFLVGSARYQNEDVGFMNRIILQRSVPEDLLPR
- a CDS encoding LuxR C-terminal-related transcriptional regulator — its product is MGDALSHLLPTKLSPPQTASVLVSRAAALRKMDRGAGGKLVLVTAPLGSGKTTLLTQWYRELRGSRVLAWLSLDERDNAPERFFSYLVGAIRRAAPEFDAYITSQLDAQVALPLDHATTVVLRSLWNLGRELVVVLDDFHVLRERSVVRAFSYLLDHAPPHVHWIVSSRGMPELDLAKLKLTEQLVTLDSRDLGLDGEAIHELGQRLCGAALKPEDVEYLRARTEGWVAGVKLALLTAGEHASVSDALRKAIGSNHDVAKYLADVVLREQTEEVHTFLVLSSVVDRLNGELCNALLGITRGPALLAELERGQLFIQSLDTQHQWYRYHPLFLDFLRTQLACTHGDRIPGLHRAASAWFAGHGLPDEALTHAFASGDRGWCLELTARCVEAWMREGEIASVLHWTTKLTAEETLCSPAICVARIACLILSRAFVPASLALQDAQRRLQTAASDPERERLSRQLSRLALLHAVLSDSAQGAVIELETPPGDEDPDVFMAGAVLAAKAYQALRLNRFDAMRRLASIARETLQGQNNPYMVGYTDVLTVLADRAQGNMKDAADRCEAAFERASRGRRNPVWVNAATALATTRYDQNRLDEAEALCIEVLPLLSQAAVFETFAMAYLVLARIKTIRGKYAEAWQLLDYLHSVLECGHQTRFLAHVCGEKVRLSLVEQSPARMKAVAQEFGLGERMRRGEWSERRFYDEAWEQLGVAQAWVLMARGRHDRAHGLLETLRASAHDAGCVARETALLAALAVCHWRAGDPAAAFAAVNRGFALVPRFGFSRGVFDETPGLQEVIVAAATQRKLSHVLPARYAERYQDLLSSASAGQAPFPALPSAPLEPLTERELQMLKLLAQGLSNQEISERSNVALSTTKWHLRNVFAKLDVTTRTAAIVKARERLEGTL
- a CDS encoding carotenoid oxygenase family protein, whose product is MTTATPQPATPALPAWKRAFRNISRQHAFQPLRVEGRLPEGLRGTLFRAGAWTVDVHGVPLQHWFDGDGGVMGVRFGPDGVQGAARLVDSRTMVTERKAGRQLYGSYAMPTPLRNKLLNPQKNNANTAVMSWNGRLYALHEPNLPVELSPEDLSTLGESDLEGAVLKSFSAHPHRIHSRRTTYNFAQHHGRVNTLELYALPDGGKARHLGSVPLPGATMVHDYMVTDRYLVFFLPAMRIDVLKMLLRIGAFAHNVHFRPGAAAEVLVVPIDDVAHPIRIPADSFFNWHFSNAYEDGDTLVVDYVRYPDFASNQWLGELVRGTPSADADGMLHRAVIDLKARTFRSEPLLDLSCEFPRVAPSVECRPYQTVYLGAHATREARRGLYDSVVRLDLGTGRVTRAALEADQFPSEPVFVPRPGSRAEDDGWILTQVFDAKTDTTHVAVLDAERLDAGPVARCHFEHALPPTFHGEFIPAGPPAHGQA